One genomic segment of Lewinellaceae bacterium includes these proteins:
- a CDS encoding helix-turn-helix transcriptional regulator yields MKETFQLFQVTEKEVSRIQKSENAPHTHDYEELLIGVKGSLEHFIDFTCTRMDAPFVSFVTKGKVHQVIPHLKDGECNIWAVRFKSEFIPETTFQLYAYYHNNANIPVPADRCFKRIETICQLMQDEYNAKEPDYAVLRHLLSALFTMVESERRKLHPDETPLTRTQNSTFKNFLLLLEEHFRRPEGVEFYAEKLFMSSRNLNIICQNILQQSVSEIIETRKLIEAKNLLLTTDKTIAEIGFELGYQDKSYFTSVFKRKSGQTPSEFRKEMTAIIS; encoded by the coding sequence ATGAAGGAAACATTCCAACTATTTCAAGTCACTGAAAAAGAAGTAAGTAGGATCCAAAAATCGGAAAATGCGCCACATACGCACGATTACGAAGAATTACTGATCGGGGTGAAGGGAAGCCTTGAACATTTTATTGATTTCACCTGTACGCGGATGGATGCGCCTTTTGTAAGTTTTGTAACCAAGGGCAAGGTACATCAGGTCATTCCGCATTTAAAGGACGGGGAATGCAACATCTGGGCGGTGCGGTTTAAGAGTGAGTTTATCCCGGAAACCACTTTCCAGTTGTATGCCTATTATCACAACAATGCCAACATTCCGGTACCTGCAGATCGTTGTTTCAAGCGGATAGAAACCATCTGCCAGCTCATGCAGGATGAATACAACGCAAAAGAGCCAGATTACGCCGTCCTCCGGCACCTGTTAAGCGCTCTTTTCACTATGGTGGAATCCGAAAGAAGAAAGCTGCATCCGGATGAGACTCCGCTGACCAGGACACAAAACTCCACCTTCAAAAATTTCCTGTTGCTGCTGGAAGAACATTTCCGGCGTCCGGAAGGTGTTGAATTTTATGCTGAGAAACTGTTCATGAGCAGTCGGAATCTGAATATTATCTGTCAAAACATCCTCCAGCAGAGCGTATCCGAAATTATTGAAACACGCAAGCTCATCGAAGCAAAAAACTTACTGCTAACGACAGACAAGACCATTGCGGAAATTGGTTTTGAGCTTGGTTATCAGGACAAATCCTACTTCACCAGCGTGTTCAAAAGGAAATCCGGACAGACACCCAGTGAGTTTCGCAAGGAGATGACGGCGATCATTTCCTGA
- a CDS encoding DUF1801 domain-containing protein: protein MINQLDAFYLDQEEPNKSCLMALRHLILGYETITETMKYGMPCFLLGKRALCYLWRDKQSGDPYILMVEGKQLHHPQLESGDRKRMKILRINPGEDLPLATIHQVLDEGIRLYQQDL from the coding sequence ATGATCAATCAACTTGATGCTTTTTATCTGGATCAGGAAGAACCGAACAAGAGTTGTCTGATGGCTTTACGACATCTGATACTGGGATATGAAACTATTACGGAGACGATGAAATATGGCATGCCCTGTTTTTTATTGGGAAAACGAGCACTTTGTTACCTGTGGAGAGACAAGCAATCCGGTGATCCTTATATCCTGATGGTGGAAGGCAAACAATTACACCATCCCCAATTGGAATCCGGGGATCGAAAGCGGATGAAAATACTGCGTATTAATCCTGGAGAAGATCTACCACTCGCTACCATTCATCAGGTTTTGGACGAGGGCATCCGTTTGTACCAGCAAGATCTGTGA
- a CDS encoding esterase, giving the protein MAAPNCLPGKSYPRIYPDGRIIFQLQAPDAQEVLVDIVGKKFPMQKDTSGLWTVTTEPIVEGFHYYALNVDGVRVSDPAMYTYFGASAALSGIDVPAPDDMIFAAKDVAHGQVQAHYYYSAIRQATRRCFVYTPPGYDENQSKRYPVLYLQHGWGENETGWSNQGKMNFILDNLLAEHKAEPMIVVMDNGDIAGLPFNVVNWDSAQSVTSTGKGKVEFQDLVIREIIPMIDASFRTIPDRDHRAMAGLSWGGLQTFEIVFNHMDMFAYLGAFSGAIRLRDNVDVTELYGGLLKRPDEINRKMKLIWMGTGSAEGNWSQGFRDKLVELGVKDIVFYISPGTAHEWLTWRRCLYEFAQQLFK; this is encoded by the coding sequence ATGGCTGCACCAAACTGCCTCCCGGGCAAATCCTATCCCCGCATTTATCCGGATGGCCGCATCATCTTTCAATTGCAGGCACCTGATGCTCAGGAGGTGTTGGTGGATATTGTAGGTAAAAAATTTCCAATGCAGAAGGATACGAGTGGCCTATGGACGGTGACCACGGAGCCGATCGTGGAGGGCTTCCACTATTATGCCCTGAATGTAGACGGGGTGCGGGTATCCGATCCGGCCATGTACACCTATTTCGGCGCAAGTGCAGCCCTCAGCGGTATAGATGTGCCAGCCCCGGATGACATGATCTTTGCAGCAAAAGATGTGGCCCATGGCCAGGTGCAGGCCCATTACTACTATTCAGCGATCCGCCAGGCCACCAGGAGATGCTTTGTCTATACGCCTCCGGGCTACGATGAAAATCAGAGCAAGCGTTATCCGGTACTGTACCTGCAGCACGGTTGGGGCGAGAATGAGACCGGCTGGAGCAATCAGGGAAAAATGAACTTCATCCTGGATAACCTGCTGGCAGAACACAAAGCCGAGCCTATGATCGTCGTGATGGACAATGGCGATATCGCAGGATTGCCGTTTAACGTGGTGAACTGGGATTCGGCCCAAAGCGTCACTTCCACCGGCAAGGGTAAGGTTGAATTTCAGGACCTGGTCATTCGGGAAATCATTCCCATGATCGATGCTTCTTTCCGTACCATCCCGGACCGGGACCACCGGGCCATGGCCGGCTTATCCTGGGGAGGATTACAAACCTTCGAGATCGTCTTTAATCATATGGACATGTTTGCATATCTCGGAGCATTCAGCGGGGCCATCCGGCTGCGGGATAATGTGGATGTAACGGAATTGTACGGAGGCCTCTTAAAAAGGCCTGATGAAATCAATCGCAAAATGAAACTGATCTGGATGGGTACGGGCAGCGCGGAAGGCAATTGGTCACAAGGCTTCCGGGATAAATTGGTCGAGCTGGGTGTTAAAGACATCGTGTTTTATATTTCCCCCGGAACGGCTCATGAATGGCTGACCTGGCGTAGATGCCTGTATGAATTTGCCCAGCAATTATTCAAATAA